The genomic window CAATTTTGGTGAATTTTTATTCCATCTTAGTGCATAACATGCCTAATTATATTCTTGTTATATTAGATTGAATCCAACTGATATGTTGGAGAGGCTGAGGGGGAAAAGACTGGTTTTCGTTGGTGATTCACTTAATAGGAACATGTGGGAATCCCTGGTCTGCATCTTAAGGAACTCCGTTAAGGATaagaggaaggtttttgaggcATCTGGTAGGCATGAGTTTAAGACTGAGGGCTCATACTCTTTCCTGTTCACGGTATGTATTTCCTAGCTTGGATTGATTCTGTTTTACTATACACTGCATCCATTTCAGAAATTGGAAGTGTTGTTTAATGCAAATTCTTGTCATTTAGGACTATAACTGCAGTGTGGAGTTTTTTCGCTCCCCTTTCCTAGTCCAAGAATGGGAGATGAAAGTGAGcaatggaaagaaaaaagaaactctTAGGCTTGATATAGTCGAGCAATCATCACCAAAGTATAAGGATGCAGATTTTCTAATTTTCAATACTGGACACTGGTGGACACATGAGAAGACTTCTCTAGGGTAACTTATCTTGGTATCTTCACTGCTATTTGGGCTGGACAATCATCTCTATTTCATTCTTCTTGTTGAACATTAAAGATATGTTCTATGTGACACAGGAAGGATTACTATCAGGAAGGTAATCACGTGTATAGTGAGCTCAATGTTGTGGATGCCTTTCACAAAGCTCTTGTCACCTGGTCCAGGTGGATTGATGCCAATGTAGATCCCAAGAAAACCACTGTGTTGTTCAGAGGCTATTCAGCATCCCATTTCAGGTATATATCGCCTTTTTGTTTTGCGAAAATTTGACGAATCTCGGGTCTTGACTGAATTTTGTTGTGCTCTCAAATATGCAGTGGTGGGCAATGGAATTCAGGTGGTAGCTGTGACAAAGAGACAGAACCAATAAGAAATGAACAGTACCTGTCAACCTACCCACCAAAGATGAGCATTTTAGAGGATGTGATCCACAAGATGAAAACTCCAGTTGTTTACTTGAATATAACAAGGATGACTGACTATAGAAAGGATGCACATCCTTCAATCTATCGCAAACGGAACCTGACTGAGGACGAGAGAAGATCACCAGAGAGATACCAGGACTGCAGCCACTGGTGCCTTCCTGGAGTACCGGATTCCTGGAACGAGCTGCTTTATGCCCAACTTTTGATCAAACAGCATCAAATGCTCCAACAATAAAGGCAAGTATGGGGTTTTCTGGATGAGGGTGCTTGTAGTTGTATATGAACTGTTCGCCATGATAATAATCAACACGATTACCAAAAGTAAGGTCGATAGAGACCTAGGGATTTTGAAATCCCTATAGAGAGTAAAGCTGCCAGTTGATGAGATCTCTCAATACGCACACAAATTCTTGTGTTAGAGGCTTCTAGGACGTCATATTGTAAAGTTCATGTGTAGTTCTAATGAGTAATAGACAATAGTATAGATGCTATGATATAAAAATTATTCCTTTTTTGGCAGTTCCTggcatttattttgtatttaagGATATACAATATAATCTCATCTGTGACTTTATCATGAACCTCATGCTGCGTGACAACGAACAGCCCTAACATGCGAGGTACCACACTGCCACTTTACTTTGTGGATGGTTTTTCATTTGTGTGGTAAATAGCATGAGTTGGACAATATCCATTCGATGTATTTCGATTTTCGAATGTTAAATGTGGAAATGAGGTGAAACTGCTTATTGGATTGTAAAAACATGGTGATGCCCTAGCATTGACATCTTATgatggaattttatttttgtcaaatcTGAAACATAGGATGAATCTTTGAGTATCTCATAAGCCTGCAATGGTGTGTCAACTGTCAACCAATCTGTTGGTGCTGGAGACAATTAGGCCCTTAGCGACCTCTTGAGTTTGCCGACATTTCTCTATAGTTAAGCTGTCCATGTGGGATCCAAAGGATTTGGTCCAGCTTTGCAGCTTTTGAGGATTGAAGAATGTAAAAGATGTTCTTACAACTGTTTGTTAGTCTTACTGCCCTGTTTGCATCAACCAGTTTTTTTATAGCAAATATGCAGGTGACTTTCTCATTTCCCCTCGTTGCATTCTGGAACTGCTAAGTTGTATTTGTgtatgcagcagcagcagcaggtatAGCTCAGGTCTAGTTCTGCATTTCTCTACGCTATATATTGAGTGCCATATCGCAGATTGGAGTAGATGAGGATGGTGGCTATGCTGTTGGTTCTGTTGCGCGGTGCGCCCAAAGAGGCAGCGACGTTTCATCAACTCAGACATATCCTGAGCCAACCCGTCAGCTTGTGAGGAGGAATAAGTCTATCGTGCATCCCTCACCATAAAATCATCGTAAAATGAGTAGTATAATCCCTCCCCCATCTTCGAAAATCGATACAAACCGACTCCTTCAGTAATTTGGAAACAGTTTCTGTTAACGTGGTAAGTTGATCGAGGTTGACTTGCTAAGTAGTAGCTGCGATTCAATCAGGAAGCTACGGGGAGCACCAAATTGTTGGGCCGGAGAGTCCACGAGAGTGCCTTTTGGTAGTGCCCATCAAAGCCTTGTTCTCAGTCCTGTTGGTAATTTCCATTTCCTTTTTATTCTTTAACAGTGACACTTTCTTTTTCATTACATGAACATTCGCAGGCTCACGGTACTACATATCATAACATCACGAACTCAatataacatatataatttgttcAAAACATGATACTGATATAGCAAAAGTTGCTCAAAATATGATACAGAAATAGCAACATTtcctcaaaatataataagaaTATAAAAATATGCTAAATTGTAGGGTGGTCTAAGGCCTACATGGAACACCCCATGAAGCCACCACTGCGTGTAAGTAATTGTCAGCACCAAGATTTAACATCCGTGGGGGTACGGTCATTCACCCAAAAATCCATCATTACTCTAATGCTTATCAATGAGTAGCCAATGTCGTTAGGGTTGTAATTTACTCATCTCTAAAGGAATTTctaagagtaaaatgcaccggTGGTATCACAACTTGCGAGGTGGGTGCATTTAGTCACTCATCTTGCAAAATGCTCAAACAAGTCACTCAACTTGCTTTGATGGTGTAAATGTTACCAAATACATTTTCACACGGATTGTTTGTTTTCAAATTGGAGTGCATATTGACATAACATAATGTATTTCTTACCAATGTGGGCAGGATGAGCattaaaattacaaattaacatttatattttcatgtatATGCTACTTCCCATGCTTTCAATGAACACGACTATATTGTACTTGGCAATCCATAACAAAATTCATCTTTAATTGGATTTTAGCTAGTACCGGTAGTATTGCACGTTGTATTATTATGGATCGTGTGACCATGTTTGCAAAACAAATTAACATAGCATATATCTTCATTGCGAACACTCCATACGAcacatgttttatgtaatttgcaTCCCAAAATAAGATGTGTGACTTGTTAGAGCATTTTACAAAATGTGcgactaaattgcacccacctcaCAAGTCAAGGTACTAACGGTGCATTTCACTCAATTTCTAAAACTTGGTCAATGAATAGTTGTGCCTATGACGCATGGACCAAAAAGATTTGATGTCCTAGCCTGTGTGGCGTGGGGAAAccaggaaaatcatttttttagaaacaaagtACAAATGTAGGTGCTCATAACTCACGCATACTCAACGCTACGAACACACACAAGCACACCCTACTCCTATAAGCATTTTCGAAAGGTTGTATTagtatattttgatattgacgaagtcaccacgggTGCTTTGCTATCGACTGGTACGTCGCCTatcactaaaaaaaaattagccgtAAAGTAAATGCGAGTATTTGTGTCAAGTTTATAACTTGAACCTGTCCTCCCTTAAGAATGTTCATTCATCTTTGCATGCCATTTCAATActcacatttttttataaactaacatattactcccttcgtttcataatgtaagtcattctagcatttcccacattcatattgatgttaataaatctagacatatatatctatatagattcattaatatcaatatgaatgtgggaaatgctagaatgacttacattgtgaaacggaagaagtatataatatatcattCCATGAATATGTAAGCTTAAATTTGATCTATATTCTCCAATCATAGATCAGATTTGGAAttgagatttttttattataaatgaCTGTTGTATCTTTTTTAATCccccacacacaaaaaaaagattattttaTAACTATCTACTCTCTGTGTTCCATAATATAGCTACTTTTGTTTTCCTGTTAAACAGCTAGAAATAGTTATGTTTTGGGAGAGTGATTAATATTCGAGAGGTTGTATGAAACGACAGAAAAAATAGACCAGCTCACAGTTCTTGTGGTTAGGTGAAAAATAATACTACCATATTTTTCTCATATGTCTAAGGTCCTTTCATTCATCAAGGTcttttcattcaaaaaaaaaaacatacatcaAGGTCCTTCCACACCATTATGGTGTGAATTTTGATACCAAATTCTGTTTCTTTTAATGATTAAAGACATGCAAGTTTTGCTACAATTAGGAACAACCTAACCTGTCAATGCATGTCTTCCAGTAGACGCCAAATCTTAAAATAAAGATCTCACGTGTAACTTGTTGGATACTgcgttttatttaaaacaaaaaatctcCTAAGGCCTTATTCGGCTTCAAGGTGATTGAAAGGAATTAATGGAGAATAATTCCACGGTATAAAATAAATCGTCCtcaatctttttttaatagGGATTAACTGAATAAAATCTAAACCGAAATGAACCTGATTAAAACGGCCAGGCTAATTAAGCATGCATTAGCTAAGGGATATGACTACCCAAGTGTGGAAACATCAGGCCATCACCTGTGCAATGGACAGCCGATAGCCCAGAGTCTGCAGAAGAGAGATTGGCTTCTTTGAGCCCCCCATGCTGGCCAAAAGCTGGATGCATAGACCACACCATGTCCCTGACCATGACCTGACACAAACCCAAATTTTGCTTGCTTTACGTCCCtgtttggctgtgtttagatccaaagtttagatctaaacttcagtccttttccatcacatcaatctcaacctgtcatacacacacaatttttcagttACATCAtgtccaattttaaccaaaatctaaactttgcgctgaactaaacacaacctttaTTCCCAGCCTCCCACTTCTAAATCTGACTAATCACCGCCCCCCTCTCACTGCCCCCACTTGATCTGACTGTTCGTTCGTTCCATGCACGATCCATTTAGTATCAAACAAAAAACAAGAAGATACCCATCGtgccccgcaaaaaaaagaagaagaagataccCATCGTGTGTTAACCCATAAAAATATTAGTCATTAGCATAAGCCACTTGCGTTTCTAAGTGGCAGGATCAGGTGAACTATTCTATGATCAACTTGGTGTAGCTTTGTCTTAGATTTCACGTTAATGCTACTGAAACTGAACTAGTTTATGTGAAAaccccataaaaaaaatacaattccTACATTTCAAAGATGACCGTAGCCATCTCCCTAACATTTCATTGGGTAATGGAAATAAATCCTAGTAGCCTTTAGCTCAAGAGATTATAGCCAATTATTCAGTTGAACCATAATCAAAATCCTACAATCCTATTGACATATAATTGCTGTGTTCAGAATCGCTAGCTGCGGCTGACGCTGCAGCCACGGGGCAACAAAGACCTAGCAAGCAAAATTTCTGCTAGTCTACTGCATCATTCAACCTCAGCCTAGCTGAATCGAACAGCCCCCAATAATTCCTACGACAACAACCATTTGCATTTCAAAACCCGTGATTTCACGTGTAGGCTTACAATAATTTTAACACGGTCATACGAAATTCCTTTAAAATCCTCACACATAATATGCACACTTCCGAAGGAGGTCTTAGGCTGAGTTCGGGTAGTGAGGGTTAGCGTataattagttaagtattagctatttttaaacaaatattaattgattttttaaagtaactttcatataaaatttttttaaaaaaacatatcgtttaacagcttaaaaaaattacacgcAAAAATAATGAACATGAACATGAACGTTTTCATCTCCTAACATTTTGATTGCGTGTCATCTTCACTGGACACATATCCTGCTAATTGACCAACCAACATGTACACTGTGCCAGATTGCAAATTCTGCGAACGACGGCAATATAATGCATCTCCCTAGCTAGCCCAGCGCACATGGCGTTGCGCATGCGGATACAAAACCGGTGCCACCCATCACGGGGGACGTACGCATCCGGTCGATCCGAGCCGTCCGTTCCCTCGATCGGACGGCCGCGGCGATGTCCCGGCGGGAGGCATGTGCAAGCCGAGCCAAAGCCAGACAGACAGCAGCAAGGCAGTGCTGAAAACTGCACCATCTGCTAGTATTCTATTTACTGGTTTCTCTCCCCCATAAATAAGTGCAGGCAAAAGCATGATGAGCCATAAAAACCAAAGGCACCATCAACCAAATCACCAAAAGATAATAAAACCAAAAGCTCTCCTTTAATTTGCACCATCCCCAAATCtccgaccttctcctcctccattgccatctctctcattctctttctttctctctttctttgtttctttgtttctttctcaCTCATCGATGAGGATTAGGAGGAGGCCACAGTGTGTCTCGTTGCAGAGCTCAGATCCATCCACATCCACCGCTGCAACCCAGAATGCGGCAGCAAGAAGCcgggagggtggtggtggcgatggtgTTGGGAGGAGGCTGCACCAGCTGCACCACCATGGGAATGTGGATCTTGGCAAGAAATCGTCCGGGGTGGCAAGGCGGCGCCTGGCATTGTTGCAGCAGGTACGCGTGCTGCTTGCAGATTTTGTTTGGTTCTTGCACTCTTGGATCAGATGGCTTAGATCTAGCTGAATCGAAAGAACTTGTGTGTTTTGGCCTCAACTCGATCGATTGATATCCCAGGAAAATGGAGTGGATTGCAGCGACAGCAAGGGACCTGGTGAAGAACATGGAGGAGCTGGAGATGCTCACAGGAGGTAAGAGTGCTGAAGAACTGCAAAAAATGCAGACAGAACAAAGTCTGTTTGAAATTTGAGTTGACTGAACAACACTACAATAGAATGATAGTAGATGCACATTCAATCAGGTTACTACTCCCATTTATTAGTGTTGTTTTTCTTAGTTTCTTTggttctactactactactgtttCATAGTGGGTGACGATGCAAATGTGCAATTATAAATTGGTTTTAGACATTTAGTAGTACACTTCCTGTCAGACAGAACGGGCTGTAGGCATGTCCACCACCCATGCATGATGGATTGATGGACGCATCGATCCGCCCATAATAATTCAATTATATTTAGGCCATTTCTTGTTGGGGGTGGATGGATTTTGTTTGGTCTCTAGCTCTGCTGATCAATCAGGCTCGCATCACAGGCCACAGCCTGTTTGGTTTGGTTGTATCCTCGCGTGATCTTGCTTGGCACCTAGCGAGTTCGGCACAAGAAGTTCCAGGGGCAATGCACTAGATTGCCACTTGTATTTTGATCACATTTTTGATCAGTTTTGGTcatgttttgtttgtttgtttgtttgtttgtttgtgcaAATGATGCGTTTTGTGTTCTTAATGGCAGCGTGCCATTGCCAtgcaccggcggcgaggtgggcagCAAgtcggagccggcggcggcggttgcacCGGCGGTGATCGTGGatgtgaaggaggaggagaagagcgtcggcaatggc from Oryza glaberrima chromosome 6, OglaRS2, whole genome shotgun sequence includes these protein-coding regions:
- the LOC127777279 gene encoding uncharacterized protein LOC127777279, with product MRIRRRPQCVSLQSSDPSTSTAATQNAAARSREGGGGDGVGRRLHQLHHHGNVDLGKKSSGVARRRLALLQQENGVDCSDSKGPGEEHGGAGDAHRSVPLPCTGGEVGSKSEPAAAVAPAVIVDVKEEEKSVGNGGGGGGAKKRRGGGAPAVLMEGSRCSRVNGRGWRCSQPTLVGYALCEHHLGKGRMRSVTGGGGGRGGASQLGRTEHRPPATARNPAAAAAPPPKADEPGPNHIAHH